One genomic segment of Erythrolamprus reginae isolate rEryReg1 chromosome 2, rEryReg1.hap1, whole genome shotgun sequence includes these proteins:
- the FBXL12 gene encoding F-box/LRR-repeat protein 12, with protein sequence MENSRPQEKQSRLANPEMRGHLEKRKFYNFLPPTVFAALLYRGKKITLCQMMAALSPPTLSSLPDSLLLQILVGLPPRDRLGVARVCKRWHRLVRDNLLWRHVDLSSCRISSKTLWHLLRNYFRGNLQTLKLRGSLRSFRKQEVLTSALLQALDKQCPKLHQLSLMELDLRSFQYGCMPSSLTTLELRYCEIPFVWFQVPETPGTFPRIQKLSIQNVPAFSNQHLLNIATQGTLKTLILSEVYRITDVGIQEVAPRLKDLQHLALRHCSIGDSAMHFTGRHMKQLHRLDLRSNSLTDAGLLCLSGLPNIESLCLRDCSQLSPETILIVCQSLPSLKHLDLRGINFEDKIFQKIQLGLPSCTVANTIPCTDFSAIS encoded by the exons atggagaattctcgcccgcaggaaaaacaatccaggctcgccaacccggaaatgcggggTCACTTGGAAAAACGGAAGTTCTACAACTTCCTTCCGCCAACAGTTTTTGCCGCTCTTCTATACCGCGGGAAGAAGATAACGCTGTGTCAAATGATGGCCGCGCTATCCCCTCCgactctttcctctctcccggACTCGCTTCTGCTCCAGATTTTGGTCGGGCTGCCGCCGCGTGACCGACTGGGCGTGGCCAG AGTGTGCAAACGGTGGCATCGTTTGGTGCGGGACAATTTGTTGTGGCGACACGTGGACCTCTCTTCTTGCAGG aTATCCTCCAAGACCTTATGGCATCTTCTACGGAACTATTTCCGAGGCAACTTGCAGACTCTGAAGTTACGGGGATCCCTCCGCTCCTTTCGAAAACAAGAAGTACTTACTTCAGCACTGCTGCAGGCTTTGGACAAACAATGTCCCAAACTCCATCAATTGAGCTTGATGGAACTAGACCTCCGTTCATTCCAGTATGGCTGTATGCCCTCCTCTCTTACCACCCTGGAGCTGAGATATTGTGAGATCCCTTTTGTTTGGTTCCAAGTGCCAGAGACCCCCGGCACTTTCCCAAGAATCCAAAAACTTTCAATCCAGAATGTCCCTGCTTTTTCCAACCAGCACCTATTGAATATCGCCACTCAGGGCACGCTCAAGACTCTTATTCTTTCAGAAGTCTACCGTATAACAGATGTGGGGATCCAGGAAGTAGCACCACGTCTGAAAGACCTTCAGCACCTTGCCTTGCGCCATTGTAGCATTGGTGATTCAGCCATGCACTTCACTGGGCGCCACATGAAGCAACTGCACCGTTTAGATCTCAGGAGCAATTCTTTGACAGATGCAGGTCTTCTTTGCTTAAGTGGTTTGCCAAACATTGAGAGCCTTTGTTTGAGAGACTGCAGTCAACTTTCTCCAGAAACTATTTTAATTGTTTGCCAGTCACTTCCCAGCCTGAAACATCTTGATTTAAGAGGGATAAACTTTGAAGACAAAATATTCCAAAAGATCCAATTGGGTTTACCAAGCTGTACAGTGGCAAACACCATCCCTTGCACAGATTTCAGTGCAATATCTTAG